From a region of the Hevea brasiliensis isolate MT/VB/25A 57/8 unplaced genomic scaffold, ASM3005281v1 Scaf5, whole genome shotgun sequence genome:
- the LOC110637427 gene encoding protein PIR isoform X3, whose translation MAVPIEEAIAALSTFSLEDEQPEVQGPAALVSSERGATGSPVEYSDVSAYRLSLSEDTKALNQLNSLIQEGKGMASVLYTYRSCVKALPQLPDSMKHSQADLYMETYQVLDLEMSRLREIQRWQASAASKLAADMQRFSRPERRINGPTITHLWSMLKLLDVLVQLDHLKNAKASIPNDFSWYKRTFTQVSVQWQDIDSMREELDDLQIFLSTRWAILLNLHVEMFRVNNVEDILQVLIVFAVESLELDFALLFPERHILLRVLPVLVVLATSSEKDGDSLYKRVKINRLINIFKNDPVIPAFPDLHLSPAAILKELAMYFQKFSSQTRLLTLPAPHEFPPREAQDYQRQYLIVNHIGAIRAEHDDFAIRFASSLNQLLLLKSTDGADIEWCKEVKGNMYDMVVEGFQLLSRWTGRIWEQCAWKFSRPCKDAIPSESNGTSATISDYEKVVRYNYSAEERKALVELITYVKNVGSLMHRCDTLVADALWETIHAEVQDFVQNTLATMLRTTFRKKKDLSRILSDMRTLSADWMANTSKTESELQSHGGEDSKGNFFSPRPVAPTAAQVHCLQFLIYEVVSGGNLRKPGGLFGNSGSEIPVNDLKQLETFFYKLSFFLHILDYSATIATLTDLGFLWFREFYLESSRVIQFPIKCSLPWMLVDHVLESQNAGLIESVLMPFDIYNDSAQQALVMLRQRFLYDEIEAEVDHCFDLFVSKLSETIFTYYKSWAASALLDPSFLFALDNGEKYSVQPMRFTALFKMTRVKLLGRTIDLRSLIAERMNKVFRDNLEFLFDRFESQDLCAVVLTTLEPMITGLQEALPKSIGLLPFDGGVAGCMRLTKENLNWGTKSELKAEVLRGIKEIGSVLYWMGLLDSVLREVDTTHFMQTAPWLGLLPGVDGQILHSQDGRDSPLVNLFKSSIAAIVSNPGCPNPSSFFTMSKQAEAADLLYKANMNTGSVLEYALAFTSAALDKYCTKWSAAPKTGFIDITTSKDFYRIYSGLQIGYLEESDKQSFNYHEVLGDSVAWGGCTIIYLLGQQLHFELFDFSYQILNVAEVEAGSLSKMHRNPNLTQGWETLLEAMKKARRLNNHVFSMLKARCPLEDKIACAIKQSGAPLHRIKFENTVSAFETLPQKGD comes from the exons CTTCCTGACTCTATGAAGCACAGTCAGGCTGACTTATATATGGAAACATATCAAGTTTTGGACTTGGAGATGAGTCGTCTGCGTGAAATTCAGCGATGGCAAGCATCAGCTGCATCCAAA CTAGCAGCTGACATGCAGCGCTTTTCTAGGCCCGAACGTCGTATTAATGGTCCTACAATAACTCATCTATG GTCCATGTTGAAGTTACTTGATGTTTTAGTGCAACTTGATCATCTTAAAAATGCTAAAGCAAGCATACCTAATGACTTCTCTTGGTATAAGAG GACATTCACACAAGTCAGTGTTCAGTGGCAAGACATTGATTCAATGAGGGAGGAGTTAGATGATCTACAG ATTTTCTTAAGCACAAGGTGGGCTATCTTGTTAAACTTGCATGTAGAGATGTTTCGTGTGAACAA TGTAGAAGACATTCTTCAGGTTCTCATAGTATTTGCTGTTGAGTCACTGGAGTTGGATTTTGCACTTCTATTCCCAGAGAGACACATTCTTCTGCGTGTTTTACCTGTTCTTGTTGTCCTAGCAACATCATCAGAGAAAGATGGCGACTCGCTGTACAAGAGGGTGAAAATCAATaggctaattaatatttttaag AATGATCCAGTAATTCCTGCATTCCCAGATCTTCATCTTTCTCCTGCTGCAATTTTGAAAGAATTGGCAATGTACTTTCAGAAGTTTTCTTCACAGACTCGTCTTCTCACCCTTCCAGCACCTCATGAATTTCCACCCCGAGAggcacaaga CTATCAGAGACAGTATCTGATTGTCAATCACATAGGAGCTATTCGTGCAGAGCATGATGATTTTGCAATTCGTTTTGCTTCATCGTTAAATCAG CTGTTGTTATTGAAATCAACAGATGGTGCAGATATTGAGTGGTGCAAAGAAGTCAAGGGAAACATGTATGATATGGTTGTTGAAGGTTTCCAGCTCTTAAGCAGATGGACAGGGCGCATCTGGGAACAGTGTGCATGGAAATTCTCTCGCCCATGCAAAGATGCGATTCCTTCTGAATCAAATGGAACTTCTGCAACAATTTCTGACTATGAAAAG gTGGTAAGATATAATTATAGTGCTGAGGAAAGGAAGGCACTTGTTGAACTCATTACCTACGTAAAGAATGTTGGATCCTTGATGCATAGATGTGACACATTGGTAGCTGATGCCTTGTGGGAAACAATACATGCTGAGGTTCAAGATTTTGTCCAAAACACTTTGGCGACAATGTTGCGAACTACCTTCAGAAAGAAGAAGGATCTTTCAAG GATTCTTTCTGATATGCGGACTCTTTCAGCAGACTGGATGGCAAATACAAGCAAGACTGAATCTGAGTTACAATCACATGGAGGTGAAGATAGTAAAGGGAACTTCTTTTCTCCGAGGCCAGTCGCGCCAACAGCTGCACAG GTCCATTGCTTGCAATTCCTGATATATGAAGTGGTATCTGGTGGTAATCTTCGGAAGCCTGGAGGGCTTTTTGGCAATAGTGGGTCTGAGATTCCTGTAAATGATTTAAAGCAGTTGGAGACCTTCTTTTACAAGCTTAGTTTCTTCCTGCATATATTGGACTATTCAG CAACTATTGCAACTTTGACGGATCTTGGTTTCTTATGGTttagggaattttatttggagtcTTCTCGTGTTATTCAG TTTCCCATCAAATGCTCTCTTCCCTGGATGTTGGTGGATCATGTGCTTGAGTCCCAGAATGCAGGCCTTATTGAAAGTGTTCTGATGCCATTTGACATCTACAACGATTCAGCTCAGCAAGCTCTGGTGATGCTAAGGCAGCGGTTCCTCTACGATGAAATTGAGGCTGAG GTGGACCACTGTTTTGATCTATTTGTTTCAAAACTCTCTGAGACTATTTTCACATATTACAAGAGCTGGGCAGCGAG tGCATTACTTGATCCATCATTCCTTTTTGCCTTGGACAACGGAGAAAAATATTCTGTCCAACCTATGAGGTTCACTGCTCTATTTAAGATGACTAGAGTAAAG TTGCTGGGGAGGACCATTGATTTAAGAAGCTTGATTGCTGAGCGGATGAACAAAGTTTTCAGAGACAATCTTGAGTTTCTATTTGATCGTTTCGAGTCACAGGATCTATGTGCAGTAGTG CTAACTACACTTGAACCCATGATTACGGGATTACAAGAAGCATTGCCAAAATCTATTGGATTGCTTCCTTTCGATGGTGGTGTTGCAG GTTGTATGAGGCTTACTAAAGAAAATCTTAATTGGGGGACAAAATCAGAGCTCAAAGCAGAGGTTCTTAGAGGGATAAAGGAGATTGGAAGTGTATTATATTGGATGGGGCTTCTTGACAGTGTATTG AGGGAAGTTGATACCACGCATTTCATGCAAACAGCCCCTTGGTTGGGCTTGCTTCCTGGTGTGGATGGGCAGATACTTCATTCTCAAGATGGCAGGGATAGTCCTCTTGTCAATCTTTTCAAATCATCTATTGCTGCAATTGTATCTAACCCTGGTTGTCCAAATCCCTCATCTTTCTTCACCATGTCAAAGCAGGCAGAAGCTGCAG ATCTTTTGTACAAGGCTAACATGAATACTGGAAGTGTGCTGGAATATGCTCTTGCTTTTACCAGTGCAGCACTTGATAAATATTGTACTAAGTGGAGTGCTGCTCCCAAGACAGGGTTCATTGACATAACAACTTCAAAAGATTTCTACCGTATATATAGTGGCCTTCAAATA GGATACCTGGAGGAGTCTGATAAACAATCATTCAACTATCATGAAGTGCTGGGTGATTCGGTTGCATGGGGTGGTTGCACTATAATATACTTGCTTGGTCAGCAGCTACATTTTGAGCTCTTCGACTTTTCATATCAAATCCTCAATGTTGCTGAGGTGGAGGCTGGATCACTCTCAAAAATGCACAGGAATCCTAATCTTACTCAG GGATGGGAAACTTTATTGGAAGCCATGAAGAAAGCAAGGAGGTTGAACAATCATGTTTTCTCCATGCTAAAAGCGCGCTGCCCCTTGGAAGACAAGATAGCTTGTGCTATCAAGCAAAGTGGCGCCCCTCTGCATCGGATTAAGTTCGAGAACACTGTTTCTGCATTTGAAACCCTGCCACAAAAGGGTGATTGA
- the LOC110637427 gene encoding protein PIR isoform X1, with protein MAVPIEEAIAALSTFSLEDEQPEVQGPAALVSSERGATGSPVEYSDVSAYRLSLSEDTKALNQLNSLIQEGKGMASVLYTYRSCVKALPQLPDSMKHSQADLYMETYQVLDLEMSRLREIQRWQASAASKLAADMQRFSRPERRINGPTITHLWSMLKLLDVLVQLDHLKNAKASIPNDFSWYKRTFTQVSVQWQDIDSMREELDDLQIFLSTRWAILLNLHVEMFRVNNVEDILQVLIVFAVESLELDFALLFPERHILLRVLPVLVVLATSSEKDGDSLYKRVKINRLINIFKNDPVIPAFPDLHLSPAAILKELAMYFQKFSSQTRLLTLPAPHEFPPREAQDYQRQYLIVNHIGAIRAEHDDFAIRFASSLNQLLLLKSTDGADIEWCKEVKGNMYDMVVEGFQLLSRWTGRIWEQCAWKFSRPCKDAIPSESNGTSATISDYEKVVRYNYSAEERKALVELITYVKNVGSLMHRCDTLVADALWETIHAEVQDFVQNTLATMLRTTFRKKKDLSRILSDMRTLSADWMANTSKTESELQSHGGEDSKGNFFSPRPVAPTAAQVHCLQFLIYEVVSGGNLRKPGGLFGNSGSEIPVNDLKQLETFFYKLSFFLHILDYSATIATLTDLGFLWFREFYLESSRVIQFPIKCSLPWMLVDHVLESQNAGLIESVLMPFDIYNDSAQQALVMLRQRFLYDEIEAEVDHCFDLFVSKLSETIFTYYKSWAASALLDPSFLFALDNGEKYSVQPMRFTALFKMTRVKLLGRTIDLRSLIAERMNKVFRDNLEFLFDRFESQDLCAVVELDKLLDILKHTHELLSKDISIDSFGLMLNEMQENISLVSFSSRLASQIWSEMQNDFLPNFVLCNTTQRFVRSSRVPLVPVQKPSVPHAKPNFYCGTQELNSAHQSFARLHSGFFGIPHMFSVVRLLGSRSLPWLIRALLDHISNKLTTLEPMITGLQEALPKSIGLLPFDGGVAGCMRLTKENLNWGTKSELKAEVLRGIKEIGSVLYWMGLLDSVLREVDTTHFMQTAPWLGLLPGVDGQILHSQDGRDSPLVNLFKSSIAAIVSNPGCPNPSSFFTMSKQAEAADLLYKANMNTGSVLEYALAFTSAALDKYCTKWSAAPKTGFIDITTSKDFYRIYSGLQIGYLEESDKQSFNYHEVLGDSVAWGGCTIIYLLGQQLHFELFDFSYQILNVAEVEAGSLSKMHRNPNLTQGWETLLEAMKKARRLNNHVFSMLKARCPLEDKIACAIKQSGAPLHRIKFENTVSAFETLPQKGD; from the exons CTTCCTGACTCTATGAAGCACAGTCAGGCTGACTTATATATGGAAACATATCAAGTTTTGGACTTGGAGATGAGTCGTCTGCGTGAAATTCAGCGATGGCAAGCATCAGCTGCATCCAAA CTAGCAGCTGACATGCAGCGCTTTTCTAGGCCCGAACGTCGTATTAATGGTCCTACAATAACTCATCTATG GTCCATGTTGAAGTTACTTGATGTTTTAGTGCAACTTGATCATCTTAAAAATGCTAAAGCAAGCATACCTAATGACTTCTCTTGGTATAAGAG GACATTCACACAAGTCAGTGTTCAGTGGCAAGACATTGATTCAATGAGGGAGGAGTTAGATGATCTACAG ATTTTCTTAAGCACAAGGTGGGCTATCTTGTTAAACTTGCATGTAGAGATGTTTCGTGTGAACAA TGTAGAAGACATTCTTCAGGTTCTCATAGTATTTGCTGTTGAGTCACTGGAGTTGGATTTTGCACTTCTATTCCCAGAGAGACACATTCTTCTGCGTGTTTTACCTGTTCTTGTTGTCCTAGCAACATCATCAGAGAAAGATGGCGACTCGCTGTACAAGAGGGTGAAAATCAATaggctaattaatatttttaag AATGATCCAGTAATTCCTGCATTCCCAGATCTTCATCTTTCTCCTGCTGCAATTTTGAAAGAATTGGCAATGTACTTTCAGAAGTTTTCTTCACAGACTCGTCTTCTCACCCTTCCAGCACCTCATGAATTTCCACCCCGAGAggcacaaga CTATCAGAGACAGTATCTGATTGTCAATCACATAGGAGCTATTCGTGCAGAGCATGATGATTTTGCAATTCGTTTTGCTTCATCGTTAAATCAG CTGTTGTTATTGAAATCAACAGATGGTGCAGATATTGAGTGGTGCAAAGAAGTCAAGGGAAACATGTATGATATGGTTGTTGAAGGTTTCCAGCTCTTAAGCAGATGGACAGGGCGCATCTGGGAACAGTGTGCATGGAAATTCTCTCGCCCATGCAAAGATGCGATTCCTTCTGAATCAAATGGAACTTCTGCAACAATTTCTGACTATGAAAAG gTGGTAAGATATAATTATAGTGCTGAGGAAAGGAAGGCACTTGTTGAACTCATTACCTACGTAAAGAATGTTGGATCCTTGATGCATAGATGTGACACATTGGTAGCTGATGCCTTGTGGGAAACAATACATGCTGAGGTTCAAGATTTTGTCCAAAACACTTTGGCGACAATGTTGCGAACTACCTTCAGAAAGAAGAAGGATCTTTCAAG GATTCTTTCTGATATGCGGACTCTTTCAGCAGACTGGATGGCAAATACAAGCAAGACTGAATCTGAGTTACAATCACATGGAGGTGAAGATAGTAAAGGGAACTTCTTTTCTCCGAGGCCAGTCGCGCCAACAGCTGCACAG GTCCATTGCTTGCAATTCCTGATATATGAAGTGGTATCTGGTGGTAATCTTCGGAAGCCTGGAGGGCTTTTTGGCAATAGTGGGTCTGAGATTCCTGTAAATGATTTAAAGCAGTTGGAGACCTTCTTTTACAAGCTTAGTTTCTTCCTGCATATATTGGACTATTCAG CAACTATTGCAACTTTGACGGATCTTGGTTTCTTATGGTttagggaattttatttggagtcTTCTCGTGTTATTCAG TTTCCCATCAAATGCTCTCTTCCCTGGATGTTGGTGGATCATGTGCTTGAGTCCCAGAATGCAGGCCTTATTGAAAGTGTTCTGATGCCATTTGACATCTACAACGATTCAGCTCAGCAAGCTCTGGTGATGCTAAGGCAGCGGTTCCTCTACGATGAAATTGAGGCTGAG GTGGACCACTGTTTTGATCTATTTGTTTCAAAACTCTCTGAGACTATTTTCACATATTACAAGAGCTGGGCAGCGAG tGCATTACTTGATCCATCATTCCTTTTTGCCTTGGACAACGGAGAAAAATATTCTGTCCAACCTATGAGGTTCACTGCTCTATTTAAGATGACTAGAGTAAAG TTGCTGGGGAGGACCATTGATTTAAGAAGCTTGATTGCTGAGCGGATGAACAAAGTTTTCAGAGACAATCTTGAGTTTCTATTTGATCGTTTCGAGTCACAGGATCTATGTGCAGTAGTG GAATTAGACAAATTACTGGATATCCTAAAGCATACCCATGAACTGCTTTCTAAAGATATTTCAATAGACTCATTTGGTCTCATGTTGAATGAGATGCAAGAAAACATCTCACTTGTGTCATTTTCTAGTCGACTTGCTTCTCAG ATTTGGTCAGAGATGCAAAATGATTTCCTGCCAAACTTTGTTCTTTGCAATACTACTCAACGTTTTGTCCGATCATCAAGAGTTCCACTTGTTCCTGTTCAAAAACCATCAGTTCCCCATGCCAAGCCTAACTTCTATTGTGGTACTCAG GAGTTGAATTCTGCACATCAGAGTTTTGCTCGCTTGCATAGTGGGTTCTTTGGAATTCCCCACATGTTTTCTGTTGTTAGACTTTTGGGATCCAGATCATTGCCTTGGCTTATCCGAGCCCTCCTAGATCATATATCAAATAAG CTAACTACACTTGAACCCATGATTACGGGATTACAAGAAGCATTGCCAAAATCTATTGGATTGCTTCCTTTCGATGGTGGTGTTGCAG GTTGTATGAGGCTTACTAAAGAAAATCTTAATTGGGGGACAAAATCAGAGCTCAAAGCAGAGGTTCTTAGAGGGATAAAGGAGATTGGAAGTGTATTATATTGGATGGGGCTTCTTGACAGTGTATTG AGGGAAGTTGATACCACGCATTTCATGCAAACAGCCCCTTGGTTGGGCTTGCTTCCTGGTGTGGATGGGCAGATACTTCATTCTCAAGATGGCAGGGATAGTCCTCTTGTCAATCTTTTCAAATCATCTATTGCTGCAATTGTATCTAACCCTGGTTGTCCAAATCCCTCATCTTTCTTCACCATGTCAAAGCAGGCAGAAGCTGCAG ATCTTTTGTACAAGGCTAACATGAATACTGGAAGTGTGCTGGAATATGCTCTTGCTTTTACCAGTGCAGCACTTGATAAATATTGTACTAAGTGGAGTGCTGCTCCCAAGACAGGGTTCATTGACATAACAACTTCAAAAGATTTCTACCGTATATATAGTGGCCTTCAAATA GGATACCTGGAGGAGTCTGATAAACAATCATTCAACTATCATGAAGTGCTGGGTGATTCGGTTGCATGGGGTGGTTGCACTATAATATACTTGCTTGGTCAGCAGCTACATTTTGAGCTCTTCGACTTTTCATATCAAATCCTCAATGTTGCTGAGGTGGAGGCTGGATCACTCTCAAAAATGCACAGGAATCCTAATCTTACTCAG GGATGGGAAACTTTATTGGAAGCCATGAAGAAAGCAAGGAGGTTGAACAATCATGTTTTCTCCATGCTAAAAGCGCGCTGCCCCTTGGAAGACAAGATAGCTTGTGCTATCAAGCAAAGTGGCGCCCCTCTGCATCGGATTAAGTTCGAGAACACTGTTTCTGCATTTGAAACCCTGCCACAAAAGGGTGATTGA
- the LOC110637427 gene encoding protein PIR isoform X2, which yields MASVLYTYRSCVKALPQLPDSMKHSQADLYMETYQVLDLEMSRLREIQRWQASAASKLAADMQRFSRPERRINGPTITHLWSMLKLLDVLVQLDHLKNAKASIPNDFSWYKRTFTQVSVQWQDIDSMREELDDLQIFLSTRWAILLNLHVEMFRVNNVEDILQVLIVFAVESLELDFALLFPERHILLRVLPVLVVLATSSEKDGDSLYKRVKINRLINIFKNDPVIPAFPDLHLSPAAILKELAMYFQKFSSQTRLLTLPAPHEFPPREAQDYQRQYLIVNHIGAIRAEHDDFAIRFASSLNQLLLLKSTDGADIEWCKEVKGNMYDMVVEGFQLLSRWTGRIWEQCAWKFSRPCKDAIPSESNGTSATISDYEKVVRYNYSAEERKALVELITYVKNVGSLMHRCDTLVADALWETIHAEVQDFVQNTLATMLRTTFRKKKDLSRILSDMRTLSADWMANTSKTESELQSHGGEDSKGNFFSPRPVAPTAAQVHCLQFLIYEVVSGGNLRKPGGLFGNSGSEIPVNDLKQLETFFYKLSFFLHILDYSATIATLTDLGFLWFREFYLESSRVIQFPIKCSLPWMLVDHVLESQNAGLIESVLMPFDIYNDSAQQALVMLRQRFLYDEIEAEVDHCFDLFVSKLSETIFTYYKSWAASALLDPSFLFALDNGEKYSVQPMRFTALFKMTRVKLLGRTIDLRSLIAERMNKVFRDNLEFLFDRFESQDLCAVVELDKLLDILKHTHELLSKDISIDSFGLMLNEMQENISLVSFSSRLASQIWSEMQNDFLPNFVLCNTTQRFVRSSRVPLVPVQKPSVPHAKPNFYCGTQELNSAHQSFARLHSGFFGIPHMFSVVRLLGSRSLPWLIRALLDHISNKLTTLEPMITGLQEALPKSIGLLPFDGGVAGCMRLTKENLNWGTKSELKAEVLRGIKEIGSVLYWMGLLDSVLREVDTTHFMQTAPWLGLLPGVDGQILHSQDGRDSPLVNLFKSSIAAIVSNPGCPNPSSFFTMSKQAEAADLLYKANMNTGSVLEYALAFTSAALDKYCTKWSAAPKTGFIDITTSKDFYRIYSGLQIGYLEESDKQSFNYHEVLGDSVAWGGCTIIYLLGQQLHFELFDFSYQILNVAEVEAGSLSKMHRNPNLTQGWETLLEAMKKARRLNNHVFSMLKARCPLEDKIACAIKQSGAPLHRIKFENTVSAFETLPQKGD from the exons CTTCCTGACTCTATGAAGCACAGTCAGGCTGACTTATATATGGAAACATATCAAGTTTTGGACTTGGAGATGAGTCGTCTGCGTGAAATTCAGCGATGGCAAGCATCAGCTGCATCCAAA CTAGCAGCTGACATGCAGCGCTTTTCTAGGCCCGAACGTCGTATTAATGGTCCTACAATAACTCATCTATG GTCCATGTTGAAGTTACTTGATGTTTTAGTGCAACTTGATCATCTTAAAAATGCTAAAGCAAGCATACCTAATGACTTCTCTTGGTATAAGAG GACATTCACACAAGTCAGTGTTCAGTGGCAAGACATTGATTCAATGAGGGAGGAGTTAGATGATCTACAG ATTTTCTTAAGCACAAGGTGGGCTATCTTGTTAAACTTGCATGTAGAGATGTTTCGTGTGAACAA TGTAGAAGACATTCTTCAGGTTCTCATAGTATTTGCTGTTGAGTCACTGGAGTTGGATTTTGCACTTCTATTCCCAGAGAGACACATTCTTCTGCGTGTTTTACCTGTTCTTGTTGTCCTAGCAACATCATCAGAGAAAGATGGCGACTCGCTGTACAAGAGGGTGAAAATCAATaggctaattaatatttttaag AATGATCCAGTAATTCCTGCATTCCCAGATCTTCATCTTTCTCCTGCTGCAATTTTGAAAGAATTGGCAATGTACTTTCAGAAGTTTTCTTCACAGACTCGTCTTCTCACCCTTCCAGCACCTCATGAATTTCCACCCCGAGAggcacaaga CTATCAGAGACAGTATCTGATTGTCAATCACATAGGAGCTATTCGTGCAGAGCATGATGATTTTGCAATTCGTTTTGCTTCATCGTTAAATCAG CTGTTGTTATTGAAATCAACAGATGGTGCAGATATTGAGTGGTGCAAAGAAGTCAAGGGAAACATGTATGATATGGTTGTTGAAGGTTTCCAGCTCTTAAGCAGATGGACAGGGCGCATCTGGGAACAGTGTGCATGGAAATTCTCTCGCCCATGCAAAGATGCGATTCCTTCTGAATCAAATGGAACTTCTGCAACAATTTCTGACTATGAAAAG gTGGTAAGATATAATTATAGTGCTGAGGAAAGGAAGGCACTTGTTGAACTCATTACCTACGTAAAGAATGTTGGATCCTTGATGCATAGATGTGACACATTGGTAGCTGATGCCTTGTGGGAAACAATACATGCTGAGGTTCAAGATTTTGTCCAAAACACTTTGGCGACAATGTTGCGAACTACCTTCAGAAAGAAGAAGGATCTTTCAAG GATTCTTTCTGATATGCGGACTCTTTCAGCAGACTGGATGGCAAATACAAGCAAGACTGAATCTGAGTTACAATCACATGGAGGTGAAGATAGTAAAGGGAACTTCTTTTCTCCGAGGCCAGTCGCGCCAACAGCTGCACAG GTCCATTGCTTGCAATTCCTGATATATGAAGTGGTATCTGGTGGTAATCTTCGGAAGCCTGGAGGGCTTTTTGGCAATAGTGGGTCTGAGATTCCTGTAAATGATTTAAAGCAGTTGGAGACCTTCTTTTACAAGCTTAGTTTCTTCCTGCATATATTGGACTATTCAG CAACTATTGCAACTTTGACGGATCTTGGTTTCTTATGGTttagggaattttatttggagtcTTCTCGTGTTATTCAG TTTCCCATCAAATGCTCTCTTCCCTGGATGTTGGTGGATCATGTGCTTGAGTCCCAGAATGCAGGCCTTATTGAAAGTGTTCTGATGCCATTTGACATCTACAACGATTCAGCTCAGCAAGCTCTGGTGATGCTAAGGCAGCGGTTCCTCTACGATGAAATTGAGGCTGAG GTGGACCACTGTTTTGATCTATTTGTTTCAAAACTCTCTGAGACTATTTTCACATATTACAAGAGCTGGGCAGCGAG tGCATTACTTGATCCATCATTCCTTTTTGCCTTGGACAACGGAGAAAAATATTCTGTCCAACCTATGAGGTTCACTGCTCTATTTAAGATGACTAGAGTAAAG TTGCTGGGGAGGACCATTGATTTAAGAAGCTTGATTGCTGAGCGGATGAACAAAGTTTTCAGAGACAATCTTGAGTTTCTATTTGATCGTTTCGAGTCACAGGATCTATGTGCAGTAGTG GAATTAGACAAATTACTGGATATCCTAAAGCATACCCATGAACTGCTTTCTAAAGATATTTCAATAGACTCATTTGGTCTCATGTTGAATGAGATGCAAGAAAACATCTCACTTGTGTCATTTTCTAGTCGACTTGCTTCTCAG ATTTGGTCAGAGATGCAAAATGATTTCCTGCCAAACTTTGTTCTTTGCAATACTACTCAACGTTTTGTCCGATCATCAAGAGTTCCACTTGTTCCTGTTCAAAAACCATCAGTTCCCCATGCCAAGCCTAACTTCTATTGTGGTACTCAG GAGTTGAATTCTGCACATCAGAGTTTTGCTCGCTTGCATAGTGGGTTCTTTGGAATTCCCCACATGTTTTCTGTTGTTAGACTTTTGGGATCCAGATCATTGCCTTGGCTTATCCGAGCCCTCCTAGATCATATATCAAATAAG CTAACTACACTTGAACCCATGATTACGGGATTACAAGAAGCATTGCCAAAATCTATTGGATTGCTTCCTTTCGATGGTGGTGTTGCAG GTTGTATGAGGCTTACTAAAGAAAATCTTAATTGGGGGACAAAATCAGAGCTCAAAGCAGAGGTTCTTAGAGGGATAAAGGAGATTGGAAGTGTATTATATTGGATGGGGCTTCTTGACAGTGTATTG AGGGAAGTTGATACCACGCATTTCATGCAAACAGCCCCTTGGTTGGGCTTGCTTCCTGGTGTGGATGGGCAGATACTTCATTCTCAAGATGGCAGGGATAGTCCTCTTGTCAATCTTTTCAAATCATCTATTGCTGCAATTGTATCTAACCCTGGTTGTCCAAATCCCTCATCTTTCTTCACCATGTCAAAGCAGGCAGAAGCTGCAG ATCTTTTGTACAAGGCTAACATGAATACTGGAAGTGTGCTGGAATATGCTCTTGCTTTTACCAGTGCAGCACTTGATAAATATTGTACTAAGTGGAGTGCTGCTCCCAAGACAGGGTTCATTGACATAACAACTTCAAAAGATTTCTACCGTATATATAGTGGCCTTCAAATA GGATACCTGGAGGAGTCTGATAAACAATCATTCAACTATCATGAAGTGCTGGGTGATTCGGTTGCATGGGGTGGTTGCACTATAATATACTTGCTTGGTCAGCAGCTACATTTTGAGCTCTTCGACTTTTCATATCAAATCCTCAATGTTGCTGAGGTGGAGGCTGGATCACTCTCAAAAATGCACAGGAATCCTAATCTTACTCAG GGATGGGAAACTTTATTGGAAGCCATGAAGAAAGCAAGGAGGTTGAACAATCATGTTTTCTCCATGCTAAAAGCGCGCTGCCCCTTGGAAGACAAGATAGCTTGTGCTATCAAGCAAAGTGGCGCCCCTCTGCATCGGATTAAGTTCGAGAACACTGTTTCTGCATTTGAAACCCTGCCACAAAAGGGTGATTGA